Genomic segment of Thermoleophilia bacterium:
GCTTTGCGCGATCTGCTTGATTGCGGATGCTTGCTCTTCCATGGCTTTATTGAGCGCAGCATTGGTGGCGGTTATGCCATCCATCTCGGAGGCGATGCTTTCGATTGCGTTGCCTTGTTCGGCAAGGGTCGCCGCTGTTCGTGTCGCTCCCGCCTGGATTGAGGCAAAGATCTTGCGGATTTCCTCCGCTGCGGCTGCCTGCTGGGAAGTGGCCTGACGCAGCTGCTCAGCCATACGGGCTACGTCCTGGGCTGCTTTTGCAATCTCCTGGGCTGCACGCGATTGCTCTTCTACCGCCTTGGTTACTTCTGCTGAGGCTCTGCGCACGCTTGCGTTGGAGCGGGTCAGCTGTTCCGCAGCAGCGGCCTGTTGCGCCATGGCTGCGGAGATCTCCCGGGCCTGTTCTGCCGTGCGAGAGACAGCCTCAAGCACGCGCTGGCCCGCGACCAGCTGCTCCTGGGTCGAGCTGGAAATCTGCTCGACAAACTGGGCCGACTGTTCCACCGCATTCATAATGCGGCGCAGGCCACCAACGGCCGACTCCGCAAGGCGTGTGCCTTCGTCGGCAACCTGCTGCCCGGCCCTTGTTACTTCGACAGCGTCTTGGACCGCTTCTTGAAGAGCACGGACTATGGCCGCTATGTCGGCAGTGGCCTGAGCAGACCTTTCTGCCAAGTTGCGGATTTCCTCTGCTACCACAGCAAAGCCGCGCCCAGCCTCGCCTGCTCTAGCTGCCTCTATAGAAGCGTTGAGCGAAAGCAGGTTGGTCCGCTCGGCCATTAGATTAATAGTCTCCACTATCTCGCCGATGGCCGAGGCTCTTCGTCCAGCTTCGTTAACCACAGAGGCAGAGCGGTCAATAGACTCTTTCACGCGTGTTATCGCAGAAATACTCTCCTGCACCAAGCGGGCGCCCTCCTCCGCGTCTCCGGCGGCCTTGTGGCTCACGTCGCTTGCCTGGCGGGCAAGTTCAGCTACAGCGTGCACAACCCGATCCATTTCCGTCGCCGAGCCGGCAGCCTCAGCGGACTGCTCAGCAATGTGTTGAGCGCTCTGGGCAACGCTTCTTACCGAGTGAGACAGCTCCTCGGCAGCGCTGGCGGCGTCTTCAACGTTTGAAGTTAGTCCTCGGGAAATCCCACTGACCTGCTCGATTGAGGCCGCCATCTCGTTTATAGAAGAAAGTGTCTCCGCGGCGGCGGTGGATAGCGTGTCTGCCATACTTGACACTTCTTCAAACGAGCGCGCCATTTCCTCAACAGAGGCGGTGGTCTCGGTAATCGCGGAGGAAAGCTGGTCGGTATCCTCGGTCATGCTTGTTACACCGGCAGCCGTGCTACGCAGAGCTTGATTCACTTCTTCGACCGCCTTGGACATCTGTTGCGACATGTCCACCACAGCGGATATTGACTGGGCGACCTCCTGGGCGGACGTTGCCGTCTCGTCTACGGCAGAAGCGATCTCCCCCATGTTACTAGCGAGACCTTCGAAGGAAGCAGTCAGCTCCGCTGCAGAAACCGAGATTCTCCCAGCAGCGTCCGAAACAGCGGCCGCCCGAGTGCTTGAATCTCGGAAAGAAGCTGAAGCCTCTGCGACCACTCCCGAGGTCTTCTGCAGGGTCTCCAACTGTCTTTGAGCTCCCGCAGCTACGTTGTCCGTCTCGGAGGCGACACTATCTGCATGAACCTTTACTTGCTCTGCCTGGCTGCGTACCTTCTGTGCCAGAGTTCGCACGCGTCTTACTTTGGGAAAGAGCGCCATGTTGGGACCTCCTTGGAGAGCGTAAACAACCTACATCAGGTCCTGCCGCGCCTGGATGGTCGCGGTCTTTTTGGCGAGTCGTCCTGTCTCGCTGGAGTGGGTTGCTCCAAATGGATCACCTCATTGTGAGCGGCCTCCACCGCTGTCTTAAGCCAATGATCAGTGCGAGCAGTGCCAGCGAGGAGCTGTTCGACACTTAGGATTAGGATCAGCCTGTCTTTTAGCTTGGCCACTTGGTTAAGGAGGCCGCCGCTGACTTGATCCAGGTGCTCGGGCGCGGGCAGGATCTCTTCTTCGGAGAGGCGGACAAACTCACGCGCGCTGTCCACAAGCAAGCCCACCAAGCGGTTCTCGTGTTCGACAACCAAGATCCTGTTTCTAGGTGAAAAAGCAGCTCTCTCGTGTCCGAAGCAGGAGCGCAAGTTAATTACTGGAATCGCTTGGCCGCGGGAGAAGGTTATTCCCTCGACAAAGTCTGGAGTATTCGGTACCGGGGTAATGGTCCCAACCATTTCAATATGGCGCACCGCGCTGCTGGGTATTCCGTACCAAGCTCCTGCTACCTCTGCCACTATCACGGGTTCCAGTTCGGCTGTCGACTTATGCATCGGCCACCTCCAAGCCAGGATCACCCTGCGCTTCTAGAGTTGCAAGGTTGTCTAGCAGGCTAGAGCCTCTGGCAGCGCGGGCCCACCGCACCAGCCCCAGTGGATCGACAATGAGGACGACCTGTCCTGCACCGGTTTCAGAGGCTCCAGCTATTCCAGGGATGCGTAGCAGTGGATCTGGAGTTGCGTGGACCACAATTTCTTGGGAGCCAAGTACGCGGTCAACAAGCAAACCTGCCCAGTGTGGATGCGCGCCTACCACTAGTGCGTGTCGCACCTGTGCAGATGCCGGACGAAGCTGGTAGATTTCGCCAAGGTCAAGTAAGGGCAGGATTGTGTCCCGATGGGAGATCATCTTGGTGCCCTCAAAGTCAACGATGGCTTCTTTCTGAACCTCGACGATCTCGCGCAGCGAAAGAAGCGGCACAGCAAAGACCTGATCTCCCGCGCGAGCAATCACTGCGTCGACAATTGAAAGCGAGAGAGGAAGTTGAAGAATAAACTCGGTGCCCTTCCCGAGTGTGGTCGCGAGGGAGAGCTCTCCTCCGAGCTGCTCCACAGTCTCGCGTACTATGGTTAGGCCTACTCCTCTTCCGCCTGCCAGGTCCGCCTCTGTCCTCGTGGAAAAGCCGCTTGCCGTTAGAATGTCGAGTAGCTGGTCGGCGTCAAGCGGTTCATCGAGTTTTAGAAGACCAGCCTCAGCTGCTCGCCTTCGCACCAACGCTTCGTCAATTCCCGCCCCGTCGTCTGCTACTGAGATCACGATGACCTCGCCCATGGCTCTTGCTCGAAGCATCACGGTGGCCTGTTCGGGCTTACCCGCCTTAGCTCGCTCGCCTGGTGTCTCTATCCCGTGCGCGACAGCATTTCTAACCAGGTGGAGGAGGGGATCCAAAAGGCGTTCAACCACCAGCTTATCTATCTCGGCGTCGCTACCCTCGGTGATTACGCGGACCAGCTTGTTTTCCTCTCGGGCAAGGTCGTACACAGCAAACTTGAGTCTTTCGAAGATTTCGCCGATGGGAACCATGCGCGCCCGCATGACTGCTTCGCGCAAAGCTCGTACTTGTCTTTCCAAGGTGGCGGAGTGTTGTTGCAGTGTCTGCCACTCCGCGGCCTCGATCTTGCCCCTAAGCTGTTTAAGGGAAGAGTCAAGCCTATTCCGTGTAAGCACAAGTTCGCCACACATGCGCATGAGCTCGTCGAGGCGGGAGAGCTCCACCCGTACCAAGGCAGACGGGGCGACTGGCGAGAACTGCTCTTGTCGGACCGTCCCCTTGCCAGCAGGCGTCGGGCGCTCGGCTTGAGACGAGACCTTGGAAACGTCGCTTTCTCTGTCGTCGGCCTTACTCCAGGAGAGGCCCAATTCTGCAAGTTCGGGGATTTCGCTCACGTCACCTGATAGACGGACCTTGAAGTGAAAAGCGACTGCCCCACCCTCTTCGATTATGGGATAGGCGCTCAGAATCTCTCCGTTAGCTTTCAGAGTTTCACGTACGGTCTCTACGTTTACGCCTTGCTGCGCCAACTCCTGGCTTGGCACAAATTTGAACAGGTAAACTTGGGATTCCGGCTTGCCCTGCTTGTTTTTCGCCTCAGCCTCTGGTTCTTGGATAGAACTCTGCGTTTCCTCCTCTACGGGTGTCTCCAGCGCCGAAACAACCGAGGCAGCCAGGTCGGCGATGTCAACGCTTTCGCCCCTCTTGCGGGCAGTAAGTGCCTGCTCCAGCAGCTTAACTGCATCTGTCAAAGCTCCCAACGTCTCCGTCCGGAAGGCTACTTCGCCGCTTCCCAAGCTCCGAAGGTAACTTTCCACTTTGTGGGCTAGATCCCCCGCCTCTGAGAAGCCCACCATCATTGAGAGGCCCTTAATGGTGTGGAAGCGGCGGAGCAATTCAGAGACAAACGCCTCGGAGGCGGTCGGGGTCGCTGACTCAGAGCCAGCCAGATCCACAATCATGCGCTTAATGTACGATAAGTGCTCGTCACACTCAGCGAAGTAGTCGTCGAGAAAAGCGGAGAAAATCTCTCTGTCGTTGTTCTGGTTCATTTCGCAAGAATCTGCGCGATTCGACTGGCGAAAAGGTCGGGAGAAAAAGGCTTTGTGAAGTAATCGGCGGCGCCAAGAGCGCGAGCCTCGATCTGGGTCTGTTGATCTGTTCTTGTGGTTAGGATGACAACAGGTATGTGACTCAAACTCATGTTATCTCTTAGAAAGCGAAGGAACTGTAAGCCATGCATGTCTGGCATGTTGATGTCTAGCACTATGAGATCAACTGTTCCTAGGGCCAGCTTCTCAATGGCTTCCAGTCCGCTTGCAGCCTGCACATAGTTGTAGCTGGGTCCGAGGCAGGCCATCACCATTTTTCGCATGGTGGGCGAGTCGTCCACCACGAGGAGAGTTCTTGCAGTGCTGGTTCCCTTGCTATATGACATGTCTGCTATTTGTGGCGTCTTTCCTGTATGGTGTCTTTTCCTGTTCCGGTTACCAATATTTTCGGCAATATTCAAAGATTTCATGCATGGAAGCCATTCACTCTTGTAAAACGTAGAGCGTGGTTACCTAGTAGGCTTTCCCATTCCGATCTTGACCCGCTTGCAAGCCTGTGTTAGAAGTAAGGCTCGCGCAGGAGGCTTTTCCGGGCAAAGGTCCGGGTAAGCTGTTTGGGAAGCCGGTGCAAATCCGGCGCGGTCCCGCCGCTGTAACCGGGGACGAAAGCCGCAGGCGCCACTGTCGCCTTGGTGATGGGAAGGCGCGGCAAGTAGGGTGATCCGGAAGCCAGAAGACCGGCCTGCGTGCGGGTGGCCGATCTCCCCTCGTGGAGCGGGGGATGTCGGTTGTCCATTGGAGGGCGGAATGCGGCGCCCCTGGGCCTCTGCGGCCCAGGGGCGCTTCTTCTTGTAGACTCGCTCGTCGCCCTCGGCATGACACGTTTCCCTACAGGAAGGCAAACGGATGGCAGATAGGCAGAAGGCCATTTACTTAATCCGTCACGGCCGAACCGAAGGTAATGTCTCGGATCGGCTTGCCGGTTCCACCGATCAGCCTCTTGATTCGTGTGGCCTAAGCCAGGCGGAGGACCTGGCTGTCTGGTTTGCCTGGCGACTAAAGCTCTCTCCGGAAGACAGGGTCTTGGCAAGTCCCGGTCGGCCATCGGTGCTTTGCCTTTCAAGCCCGCTTATGCGAGCGCGGCAAACTGCAGAAGTCGTTGCTGCTCGGCTTGGTGTGCCAGTGGTCATCGACGGGGATCTTGCGGAGATGGACTTTGGCGACTGGGAGGGGCGCACCGTCAAAGACATTGTGACGGAAAACCCTGAAGCCTTCGAAGTGTGGTTGTCACCCGAGGATGACACTTGTTTTCCGGGAGGGGAGACCTTGCGCGCTTTCGAAGAGCGTACACACCGGGCGCTCAGACGAATCATGGCTGTTGAGGATGAGGTCGTGCTCGTCTTTACCCACGGGGGAGTTGTACGAACAATGGCTTGCGCTCTCCTCGGGCTTGGGCGCGAGAGCATGTGGAAGTTCAAGCTGGACCCAGCGGCTGTGCTCTACTTCGACGTGTATGGGGAAAGCGCCGTTCTTGCTGGCCTTTGGAATGCCGTGGACCGGTGGGCGCCGCTCTCAGACAGCCAGACGCGCCCGTACAAGCGAGCTCCTGGTTGTCCGTCCCCCTAGAGATTTCAACAGGGAAACAGGAGGCTTAAGTGGGAGCCATAATCCTTATCACCGGAGGATGCCGAAGCGGCAAGAGCAGTCTCGCCCAGCATCTTGCGGAGCTAATTGATCCTCCCAGGATCTTTGTGGCGACGGGGATTGCCACAGACGAGGAGATGATGGATCGCATCCGTCGCCACCAGGAGGCCCGGGCCGCTCGGGGCTGGAACACGCTGGAAGAGTCAGTGGAGCTGGCTGGTGTTCTTGCGTATCTGCCGTCAGAATCTCCGGTTGTTGTCGACTGCCTATCTCTCTGGATAAACAATCTGATGTGGGCGGCGCCCACTTCCCGAGTCGAAAATCAGGGGGAATGCGAAGTGGCCGCCGCAATGTCGACGCTAAGCGAACAAGAGGTGGCGATCAAGTGCGCAGACATAATTGAAGTCTGTCGCTCCCGCAGTGGGCCAACGATTTTTGTGACCAACGAAGTCGGTATGGGTGTGGTCCCGGGTACAGCGGCGGGGCGGCTGTTCCGAGATCTACTTGGACGTTGCAACCAGGTTATGGCGCAGGAGGCGGACTTGGTTGTGTTGATGATAAGCGGCCTTCCTTGCGTCATTAAGAGCTTGGCGAGGACTGACGAGCAGACGAAAAACGAAGTGGAGGGGTATTTCCGTGAGCTTGTTAACTGAAACCATTGGTGCTGTTGTTCCTCCGTCCGCAGAGGCCAGGACTGCCGCACGAGCTCGGCTTGAGCAACTGGCCATGCCCTACTGGGCTCTTGGACGCCTGATGGATCTGGCTGAAGAGCTAGCGGGCATGACGGGCTCCACAAAGCCGCCTGTGGAGCGCAAGACAGTGGTCGTCATGGCCGGCGACCACGGCGTGGTTGCCGAGGGCGTCAGTGCTTATCCCCAGGAAGTTACCGTCCAGATGGTGGCTAATTTTGTGGCTGGAGGAGCTTCTATCAATGCTCTTGCCCGTCACGTCGGGGCCAAGGTAGTAGTGGCGGATATGGGAGTGGCGGGCGACCTCGGTCAACTGGGAGACGCCATTATCCATCGCAAGATAGCTCCCGGAACACAAAACATCGCTGCCGGCCCAGCCATGACTCGAGAGCAAGCCGTTGCCGCTGTTGAGGCCGGTATTGGTATTGCGCGCGATCTGGCGAATGCCACTGATGTGTTTGCGACCGGAGAGATGGGGATAGGCAATACCACCCCTAGCAGCGCTATTGTAGCTGCGCTAACCGGCGCTGACCCCGCCGAGGTGACTGGAAGAGGCACTGGCCTAGATGATCGTCAGCTCCAACACAAGATAGACGTGGTTAGACGTGCACTTGAGGTTAACAAGGTCTCAACCGAAGACGGCATCGATGTGCTAGCTAAACTGGGCGGATTTGAGATTGGCGGGATCGCCGGTCTTATCCTGGGAGCGGCGGCGCTGCGCAAACCAGTTGTGATTGATGGCTTTATATCTACAGCTGGCGCGCTTATAGCTCAGGCTTTGTGTCCGCTTGCTACCCACTACATGGTTGCCGCTCACCTGAGTGTGGAGCGAGGTCATCGCTTGGCTTTGGAGAAGTTGGGGAAAAAGCCGCTTCTTGACATGGATCTAAGGCTGGGAGAGGGCACGGGAGCAGCCTTGGCCATGCATTTGGTGGAGGCTGCCGTGCGTGTTCTTACCGAAGTGGCTACTTTTGAAGAAGCCGCCGTTTCTCGTTCGGCCGGATGATGCCTGGATGCGCTGTGTTTAGAGCACTTTTTGCCGCTCTTAGTTTTCTAACGATCCTGCCTGTCCCAACCTCATGGGGTGGGGATGGGCAGGGCCTTAGACGCAGCGTTTGGTGGTTTCCCGTCGTGGGGGCGTTTCTGGGTGGAATAGCGGTGGGAGTCTGCTACGGTCTTGACCGAGTACTCCCACCGCTTGCCGGAGGCGCGCTCATTGTCTGTCTGCTGGTTGTGCTCTCAAGGGGGCTACATCTGGATGGGCTGGCAGACACAGCGGATGGCCTCTTGAGCTGCCAGCCCAGAGACCGGGCCCTGGCCATCATGCGGGACAGCCGCACTGGCGCCATGGGCGTGATAGCTGTCGTCTTGGTCTTGCTCCTTAAGGTGGCGTTTCTTGGCTCCCTGACCATAGACGGTGAGCGTCTTGAAGCTGTATTTCTTATGCCCTTCCTGGGCCGATGCGCCATCTTGGTGGCCATGGGGGCCTTTAAATACGCACGGCAAGAGGAAGGGCTGGCCACTGCGCTAGCGGTGCAGGGCCGCATACGCTTGCTTCTTCTGTTGTGGGCGACCGCTGCGAGTGTCGGGGCGGCCTACGGTGTTGCCGGGCTCTCAGGGGTGGTTGCAGCCGTAGCGTGTATTCTGTTTGCGGGGATTTTTGGGTTGGTGTGTCGCCGCAGGCTGGGCGGGTACACAGGGGACACGCTAGGGGCCACTAGCGAAATTGCCGAGTGCATTCCTCTCCTAGTCATTGCTCTTTGGCAGGGAGCGTAGACGTTGGTAACCCACGGCGGGAACCTTAGAGAGTTATCCCAGATTGCCGGGTTGCCCCCAGAGGATTTGCTTGATTTTTCGGCCAACCTTAACCCTTTGGGGCCGCCGGACTGGCTGGCGGAGGTTATCACCGCTCATCTGGATGAGCTAGCCCACTACCCTGATCCGCAGTGTTCTGACCTGGTCGCCGCGCTTGTCTCTAAGCATGAGGTCCCAGCGGAAAGAATAGTTCCTGCCAACGGCTCCTCTGAGTTGATTGCCTGGCTACCCCGCGTGTTTGAAGTGGGGACAGCGGTAATACCCGTTCCGTCTTATACCGAGTACGAGGCAGCGTGCAGGGCGGCGGGACTCGAGGTGCGGCGCCTGCTTCTCGGCGAGAGTCTGAATTTCGTCATGGATTTTCAAAGACTGGCGGGCTCCCTACGGGGAGGAGAGCTGGTGTTCTTGGCACGGCCGAACAACCCCACGGGTCAGTTTTTCTGCGCCGCGGAGTTCCTGGATCTGGTCTCGGACTTTCCGTCTTGCTGGTTTGTGGTGGACGAAGCTTTTGTTGAGTTCGTTGAGGAGGAGGAACAAGAAGAGACAAGAGGAGGGCAGGGATTCACCAAGGAACGCGAGGCGATCATGCGCGCAGATCTGCCCAACGTGGTGGTACTCCGTTCTCTTACCAAGCTGTATGCCGTACCGGGCCTCAGGTTAGGATTCGCAGTTGCCTCGTCGCACGTGTGCGACGCACTGCGGACGGCCATGCCTCCGTGGTCGGTCAACGTCCTTGCGCAGGCGGTAGGAGCCAGGGCTGTCCTGGACGACTCGTATATGGCGGTCACCCGCAAGTTTGTCTCGCAAGAACGCAGATGGCTTGCCGAGCGTCTTGCGGAAATAGATGGTCTCCGTGTGTTTCCAAGCGTTGCCAACTACATCCTGGTAAAGGTTGAAGGCGGTCCAGCAGGGCTCTTGGGTGACGAACTTGCGCTTCGTCTTCTTCGCCATGGCATCGCCATCAGAACATGTGGCGACTTTGCTGGTCTTGGCGACCAATATTTTCGCGTAGCGGTGCGCACCAGGTCCGAAAACGAAAAACTCATTAAGACTCTTGGCGCTCTGCTGGGCTGCCAAAGGCTTGAGGCGCACCATAAGCATAACCAGGCGCACATTGAGCAGGCGCACATTGAGCAGGCGCACCCTGGGGGCTTACATATTGAGAGTTAACGTGGAACTGGAGCTAACGCAGCGTACAAGACTCATCCTCGTCTCCCTGGCAGTGGACGCTCTTCTTGGTGATCCGCGCTGGTTTCCTCACCCTGCCAAGTTGACTGGTCGGCTTGCTCTACGGCTCGAAGCTCTTACGAGAAAACATATTGCCAACGAGCGGCTTGCGGGCTTTGCAACTGCAACTGCTGTGATCTTGTCTTCTGGACTGGTTACCTTTGCCTGCACCCGGGCAGCGCGTCTGATTCACCCCCGCCTTGGCCAAGCCGCTCAGATACTGGTGTTTTGGACAGCTATCGCCCCTCGCGATCTGGCCGATCATGCGCTTGCCGTACATCGAGCTCTTGTTAGAGGAGACCTAGATGCGGCAAGGACCTTGGTGGGCAGGATGGTGGGGCGTGATGTGGCGGAGCTTGGTCCACCCGAGGTAGTGCGGGCAGCCGTGGAGAGCGTGGCGGAAAACACCGTGGACGGAGTAACTTCGCCGCTTTTTTACGCGTTTGTGGGCGGGCCGGTGGGCGCGGCGGTGTTTAAGGCCATAAGCACATTGGATTCAACGTTTGGCTATCGCAACGAGCGGTATCTGAAATTTGGCTGGGCCTCAGCCCGGGCGGACGACATAGCCAACTACATTCCGGCCCGGGGGAGTCTCGGCGCTTTTGTCCTGGCGGCGGCTGTGTTGCGTCGGCGCGCACGGCGGGCCTTACAGGTAGCTCTGCGCGATGGCTCCAAACACGCAAGTCCAAATTCTGGCCTCGCGGAAGCAGCTATGGCCGGGGCGCTCGGGGTTCAGCTGGGGGGTCCGCTAAAGCGAGGGGGAGAGACCATACAGCTTCCCACTCTCGGTGATCCAGACCATCCTCTGGAGCCTGGCCACATAAGACAGGCTGTCGCGCTCATGGCGGCCACTACCGTTGTGTGGACGGCTCTTCTCTGTATGGGGACGCGGGTTCTAGCTCGGCTTATGTGACCGCTGGGACTGGCACAATCTCTTAAGCCATATCTGGCATCCCGCTGCCGCCAGAGTGACGATCAAAATAATGGCAATGATCCCCAAAGCATGCTCCTTATCGGCTGCCTGTCACTTGGTCAACGCTGCTTAGAACCAAAATTGCCCTTCTGGGGCCTCTGGCTCTTCGCTACCTACGGATATTCGCGAAGCTGGGGATTGACTCCTGCAGCGGAACCGCAGAACTCGGAGTGTTTGGCGTGGAGGTATCGGTTGCGGGGTTAGGCGCCATCATGTCTCTTGACGCAGCGCCGGCTATTTCCAGATTAGGGATACCAAGCACGTCCAGCACGTTAGTGAGTGGGGCGTTCACTGTATGCTTGGCGGCTTCTTCTACGATCTTGCTCTTTGGCTCGAAAGCAACAGACGTCCCTACGCTGCGAAGCAGACAAACGTCATTTACATTGTCGCCTACAGCCACTGTTTCGGACGGTCTTAGCCCGGCAGCAGCGGCCAGATGCAAAAGCACGTTTGCCTTGCAGGAATAGTGCTCTTTGCAGCCGTACTCTGCGATGGTTGCTGGAGCAACCGTGAGCTCTCCGGTTGCGCGCCCGTGACGGAAATGCATCAGGTGGGCCACGCAAGAGTCAGCAAAAACACGCCGGCGTACAATCTCAGCAGCTACGTGAAAACTGTCGGTGACCACAACCACTCGGTATCCAGCTTTGCGCAAGGCTACAACAGTTTCGGGAGCGCCGGGTACTAGAGGCATCGAACGCGCCGCTTCTTCGAAGATTTCCTTGTGAACGCCGGCGAAAAGCGAGGCAATCATTTGGGCTCTTTGCTCATTCGTAAGAGTGTGGTTATCGAGCAACAGGTCAAGCTCTGTGCTTACACCTACGCGTTCGGCAACTTCAGCCACGTACCGACCGTTCAACAGGACGCCATCCATGTCCAGCAAGGCATGTCGCGCGGGAGCGGTCGTTAGGTCGGCATTCGGAAGCAACGCGGCGCGGACTCTGCGTTCGGCTTCCTCCATCTCACGCACTGAGTTGATGCTCAACCGTTCGTATCTCCATGCTCGGTCGAGGATCACTCTGGCTACTTGTTTGGCCATTACGCCCAGCGCCTCAAGAGACTGGCTTTCGTGAACAATCCGCCCAATGTGGACCTCGCATACTGCGGCTCCTTTTGCCACCACCGAGTCGATGAGAAGTCCAACGTCGACCCCGTAGTCGTTTTCGAAGCGAAGTCCGCGAAAGAGGGAGGTGCGCGCAGCCACGATGCCTCCCAGCGGTTGTTGGAATCGCTCTAGCTCGGGGAAAAACGCGGAGAGAAGAGGGCGGGCGGTTAGCACTGTGACTCGACCAGCCTCGCGACTGAAGGCGGCCTTCACTAGGTCGGCCTCTCCCGCCAGGATGGGGTCGGTCATAACTTCGACAATATCCGGCCTGATATCTTCAAGGTCAGCGTCAAGGAACAATATGATTTTGCCCTGGGCTACCCTAACGCCATCTTCCATGGAAGCACCCTTGCCCAAGAGGGTGCTCATCATGACACGCGCTCCCGCCTGGGCGGCCATCTCCACGGTGTCGTCAGTGGATCCGTCGTCAACTACTATGACTTCTCGCACTCTGGAGCTCTTCTTGACCACACGCACGAGGCGGCCGATCGTTCGAGCTTCGTTGAGGGCTGGAATGATCACGGTTACTGGAGCCGGGCCAAATTGCGTCCTGCTGTGCAAAAAGATCTCGGTTGGACGAAAATTTTCGCGCAGAGCCGCGGCAAGCAACTCTTTGCCACGGACAGTGGGGAGCAGGTGGCCCAGGCACGGCCACTCCACGGCTTCTGCGTTAGTCAAGCGATGGGCTGATTCCTCAACGGTTAGGCGTGACCAACTCAGGTGTTCGGCAAGGTCGTCTAGGGAGACAGCCGTCTGAAACTCTTCGCTGAGTTGAAACAGAAGTTGGAGAAAAGCAATCTCCCGCTCGCCAATCGCAGCTGGCGGGTTGGTAAAGTCCGAGGGATGGTAGTTGGGATTTCCTTTTGCCATGTCGCCTCTTCTTCTGCTTTTCTTGTCTGGCGCGTATGGTTTTTCGAAGGGCTTAGACGCTGGCTGTCGGGCGCAAAGCGTAGGTACTTGGTGTAACAGATGTGTAACAAAGAAGTTACAGAGAGCGCAGTTGAACCTGACCACGATCCAGGTTTGGTTGGACCAGCGTCTTTGAAGACACGCGTGTTGCCTCTAGTCGCCCTCTTGCTCTTGGCTTTGATCTGGGGTTACTCCTGGGTGGTAATGAAGGTAGCTCTCGACTACTGCCCGCCGTTCTTGTTTGCCGCTCTGAGAACCTTTCTGGGAGCGATTGCGTTGTTCGTGGCGCTCATACTGCTCCGTCGACCTCTACGACCACGAGCGCTTGGTGGCACAGCAGTGCTTGGTCTGCTTCAGACCACCGGATTTGTTGGATTTCTCACCTGGGCTTTGGCTACGGGAGCAGCAGGGAGGACCTCCGTTCTGACGTATACGATGCCCTTTTGGCTATTGCTCATGGCCAGCGCGCTCTTGGGGGAGAGACTGAGCCGCGCTCAATGGGGCGCGGTCTTGCTGGCTTTTGTGGGTCTACTTCTCATAGTCTCTCCCTGGAACTTGCACGGGGGAGCAAGCCCTTTTCTTGCGGTTGCTGGTGCAGTCTTTTGGGCGGCTAGCGCAGTGCAGGCCAAACTTCTCCGTGCCAAGCATCAGCTTGATCTGCTTGCTTTGACTTTCTGGCAAATGCTGGCGGGGGCAATTCCTTTGGCATTGGTAGCGGTACTCGCAGAACGTGAGTGGCTGGTTTGGAGTGCGACGTTTGCGGTGGCTTTGGCCTATGTGGCGATACTGGGTAACGCCGTGGCGTGGCTCCTCTGGATGTACATACTTGATAGCATGCCCGCGGGAACAGCCGGGCTTGCTACTCTTCTTACCCCAGTAGTTGGCGTTCTTTCTTCATGGTTTCAGTTGGGAGAACGTCCCGGCGCTGTTGAGGGGATAGGCATGATAGCCATCGTGGGGGCGCTCTTGTGGACGGTGCTTTCCGAACTTACTAGAGGAAGAAAACGGCTGTCACGATAACAAAGATGGGGCCAAGGAT
This window contains:
- the cobU gene encoding bifunctional adenosylcobinamide kinase/adenosylcobinamide-phosphate guanylyltransferase, encoding MGAIILITGGCRSGKSSLAQHLAELIDPPRIFVATGIATDEEMMDRIRRHQEARAARGWNTLEESVELAGVLAYLPSESPVVVDCLSLWINNLMWAAPTSRVENQGECEVAAAMSTLSEQEVAIKCADIIEVCRSRSGPTIFVTNEVGMGVVPGTAAGRLFRDLLGRCNQVMAQEADLVVLMISGLPCVIKSLARTDEQTKNEVEGYFRELVN
- the cbiB gene encoding adenosylcobinamide-phosphate synthase CbiB, whose product is MRVNVELELTQRTRLILVSLAVDALLGDPRWFPHPAKLTGRLALRLEALTRKHIANERLAGFATATAVILSSGLVTFACTRAARLIHPRLGQAAQILVFWTAIAPRDLADHALAVHRALVRGDLDAARTLVGRMVGRDVAELGPPEVVRAAVESVAENTVDGVTSPLFYAFVGGPVGAAVFKAISTLDSTFGYRNERYLKFGWASARADDIANYIPARGSLGAFVLAAAVLRRRARRALQVALRDGSKHASPNSGLAEAAMAGALGVQLGGPLKRGGETIQLPTLGDPDHPLEPGHIRQAVALMAATTVVWTALLCMGTRVLARLM
- the cobS gene encoding adenosylcobinamide-GDP ribazoletransferase, which gives rise to MFRALFAALSFLTILPVPTSWGGDGQGLRRSVWWFPVVGAFLGGIAVGVCYGLDRVLPPLAGGALIVCLLVVLSRGLHLDGLADTADGLLSCQPRDRALAIMRDSRTGAMGVIAVVLVLLLKVAFLGSLTIDGERLEAVFLMPFLGRCAILVAMGAFKYARQEEGLATALAVQGRIRLLLLLWATAASVGAAYGVAGLSGVVAAVACILFAGIFGLVCRRRLGGYTGDTLGATSEIAECIPLLVIALWQGA
- the cobD gene encoding threonine-phosphate decarboxylase CobD: MVTHGGNLRELSQIAGLPPEDLLDFSANLNPLGPPDWLAEVITAHLDELAHYPDPQCSDLVAALVSKHEVPAERIVPANGSSELIAWLPRVFEVGTAVIPVPSYTEYEAACRAAGLEVRRLLLGESLNFVMDFQRLAGSLRGGELVFLARPNNPTGQFFCAAEFLDLVSDFPSCWFVVDEAFVEFVEEEEQEETRGGQGFTKEREAIMRADLPNVVVLRSLTKLYAVPGLRLGFAVASSHVCDALRTAMPPWSVNVLAQAVGARAVLDDSYMAVTRKFVSQERRWLAERLAEIDGLRVFPSVANYILVKVEGGPAGLLGDELALRLLRHGIAIRTCGDFAGLGDQYFRVAVRTRSENEKLIKTLGALLGCQRLEAHHKHNQAHIEQAHIEQAHPGGLHIES
- the cobT gene encoding nicotinate-nucleotide--dimethylbenzimidazole phosphoribosyltransferase, whose amino-acid sequence is MLTETIGAVVPPSAEARTAARARLEQLAMPYWALGRLMDLAEELAGMTGSTKPPVERKTVVVMAGDHGVVAEGVSAYPQEVTVQMVANFVAGGASINALARHVGAKVVVADMGVAGDLGQLGDAIIHRKIAPGTQNIAAGPAMTREQAVAAVEAGIGIARDLANATDVFATGEMGIGNTTPSSAIVAALTGADPAEVTGRGTGLDDRQLQHKIDVVRRALEVNKVSTEDGIDVLAKLGGFEIGGIAGLILGAAALRKPVVIDGFISTAGALIAQALCPLATHYMVAAHLSVERGHRLALEKLGKKPLLDMDLRLGEGTGAALAMHLVEAAVRVLTEVATFEEAAVSRSAG